The following are encoded together in the Oceanobacillus zhaokaii genome:
- a CDS encoding beta-carotene 15,15'-monooxygenase, producing the protein MIIVEKGKYIWLLLLGLILGSNIVLYNTNLGNIILPTDNAVVIFGSLLDLILFVPVFFMLYRKKFSIKLAIALVAAGCILARVIIPSSLLLPFETIIWAGISIEAAIIFYEIVLIIAFVRYMPIIINEAKGSPLPVIFSFQQAVDRYVKNNPVIHVICSEALIFYYAFFSWKKKPASGVTLYKNTSYIAVQGMLLHALVIETFAVHWWLHNISIILSVILLIMNIYTFILIIGNIQALRLNPIHTDNQAMYISMGLLKRMKIEFDNIENIVEDSDILERKLAKDTIDFLVSDLEKVYPNFILHMKKPVKVTYLMGIKKVYSKIAIRSDSPAELKQTILEGIRRNR; encoded by the coding sequence ATGATTATAGTAGAAAAAGGCAAGTATATCTGGTTATTATTACTTGGTCTAATCTTAGGCAGCAATATTGTATTATACAATACAAATCTAGGAAATATCATTTTACCAACAGATAATGCTGTAGTTATTTTTGGATCATTATTAGATCTAATCCTATTCGTGCCTGTTTTTTTCATGCTGTATAGAAAGAAATTTTCTATTAAACTAGCAATTGCATTAGTGGCGGCAGGTTGCATTTTAGCAAGAGTTATCATTCCCTCTAGTTTACTGTTGCCTTTTGAAACGATCATTTGGGCTGGAATATCGATTGAAGCGGCCATCATCTTCTATGAAATTGTTCTGATTATCGCGTTTGTTCGCTATATGCCAATAATAATAAATGAGGCGAAAGGGAGTCCTTTACCTGTTATCTTTTCATTTCAGCAGGCAGTGGACCGCTATGTTAAGAACAATCCGGTCATTCATGTGATTTGTTCAGAGGCCTTAATATTTTATTATGCATTTTTTAGCTGGAAGAAGAAACCAGCTTCGGGAGTAACCCTTTATAAAAATACAAGCTACATAGCGGTTCAAGGGATGTTACTTCATGCATTGGTTATAGAGACTTTTGCTGTCCATTGGTGGCTTCATAACATATCGATTATCCTTTCAGTAATTCTGTTAATTATGAATATCTACACGTTCATTTTAATAATCGGAAATATTCAAGCCCTTCGTTTGAACCCAATCCACACAGATAACCAAGCAATGTATATTTCTATGGGGTTACTCAAACGTATGAAAATAGAATTTGATAATATTGAAAATATAGTAGAAGACTCGGATATATTAGAGAGGAAATTAGCCAAAGATACTATTGATTTTCTGGTTAGTGATCTTGAAAAAGTTTATCCTAACTTTATATTACATATGAAAAAGCCAGTGAAAGTGACCTATTTAATGGGTATAAAGAAAGTTTACTCAAAAATAGCCATTCGTTCTGATAGTCCTGCTGAATTGAAACAAACCATTCTGGAAGGAATACGAAGAAATAGATAA
- a CDS encoding aminopeptidase, which yields MIEEQLLEKYARLALQTGVNLQKGQPLMINATIEGADFAKIVVRKAYELGASDVHINWADDELTLLKYENAPDEVIADYPDWKVALHDTYAEAGAAVLSIRSTNPDLLQNIDPARVAKANKASAEKMKNFRSYTMNDRIPWSIISIPSGDWAQKIFPDKTREDAIASLWDAILKIVRVDQKDPIAAWDAHNATLKTAREVLNDRNYKKLVFKSPGTDLEIELPEGHIWKGGSAKAETGVMFNPNMPTEEVFTMPHKYHVNGTVASTKPLNYGGSIIDNFSLTFKDGKVIDFKAEQGEEVLSHLLDADEGARRIGEIALVPDESPVSQSGLIFYNTLFDENASCHIALGKAYPTNLEGGAAMTAEELDKHGVNDSLIHVDFMIGSDQLDIDGVKQDGTTEAVFRSGTWALNVKG from the coding sequence ATGATAGAGGAACAATTACTTGAGAAATATGCAAGATTAGCATTGCAAACAGGTGTTAATTTGCAAAAAGGGCAGCCATTGATGATTAATGCAACAATTGAGGGTGCTGATTTTGCCAAAATCGTTGTACGTAAAGCGTATGAATTAGGTGCAAGTGACGTTCATATAAATTGGGCAGATGACGAGCTAACATTACTGAAATATGAAAATGCCCCAGATGAGGTAATTGCTGATTATCCTGACTGGAAGGTTGCGTTACATGATACATATGCTGAAGCAGGAGCAGCAGTGCTAAGCATTCGCTCTACGAATCCAGATTTATTGCAAAACATTGATCCAGCTCGCGTTGCCAAAGCAAATAAAGCAAGCGCAGAAAAAATGAAAAATTTCCGCTCTTATACGATGAATGATCGGATCCCTTGGTCAATTATTTCGATTCCTTCAGGTGATTGGGCACAGAAAATTTTCCCTGATAAAACTCGTGAAGATGCTATAGCAAGTTTATGGGATGCTATACTAAAAATTGTTCGTGTTGATCAAAAGGATCCAATCGCTGCATGGGATGCGCATAATGCAACATTGAAAACTGCACGTGAAGTATTAAATGACCGAAACTACAAAAAGCTAGTGTTCAAATCACCAGGTACTGATTTGGAAATCGAGCTTCCAGAAGGGCATATTTGGAAGGGTGGTTCTGCAAAAGCAGAAACTGGTGTCATGTTTAATCCAAATATGCCAACAGAAGAAGTATTTACAATGCCACATAAATATCATGTGAATGGAACGGTTGCAAGTACAAAGCCATTAAATTATGGCGGCAGCATCATTGATAATTTCAGTCTTACCTTTAAGGATGGAAAAGTGATTGACTTTAAAGCGGAACAAGGAGAGGAAGTATTAAGTCATCTATTAGATGCTGATGAAGGCGCACGTCGAATTGGTGAAATTGCACTTGTACCAGATGAATCTCCAGTATCGCAATCCGGGTTAATTTTCTATAATACGTTATTTGATGAAAATGCGTCCTGCCACATTGCCTTAGGAAAAGCATACCCAACAAATCTAGAAGGTGGAGCAGCAATGACCGCAGAAGAACTAGACAAGCATGGGGTTAATGATAGCTTAATCCATGTAGACTTCATGATTGGTTCCGATCAATTGGATATTGATGGGGTGAAACAGGATGGAACAACAGAAGCCGTTTTCCGAAGCGGAACTTGGGCGTTAAATGTGAAGGGGTAA
- a CDS encoding winged helix-turn-helix transcriptional regulator yields MKEFNLCPRFEKAMGLLSTRWVGLILFDLLNGTKRFSEMEADLPISGRLLSDRLKMLEKEGIVERNIYSEFPVRIEYSLSEKGRELEPVIKEIQLWADQHVTPEEVAENEA; encoded by the coding sequence ATGAAGGAATTCAACTTATGTCCGCGATTTGAAAAAGCGATGGGACTGCTTAGTACGCGCTGGGTTGGACTAATACTGTTTGATTTGTTAAATGGTACAAAACGCTTTTCTGAAATGGAAGCAGACTTGCCAATAAGCGGAAGATTACTGTCCGATCGCTTAAAAATGCTAGAAAAAGAAGGAATCGTTGAGCGGAATATCTATTCTGAGTTTCCAGTTCGGATTGAGTATTCTTTATCGGAAAAAGGCAGGGAACTCGAGCCAGTAATCAAGGAAATTCAATTGTGGGCAGATCAGCACGTTACACCAGAGGAAGTCGCAGAGAATGAGGCATAA
- a CDS encoding acyl-CoA thioesterase yields the protein MLQAKSCSDSLAVKTTQVFPPDTNIHGTLFGGRLLAHIDDVASIAAIKHARQPVVTASTDSVDFLAPVKVGHSITIEAFVTWTHRTSMEVFAKVITENLLTEEKRVCNTAFLTFVAIDETGRPVPVPTVYPETELEKKLFESGSIRAQQRKDRKTRSKELANELGAGFLWEKDK from the coding sequence ATGTTACAGGCGAAATCTTGTTCAGATTCATTAGCAGTAAAAACAACACAGGTTTTTCCACCAGACACAAATATTCATGGAACATTATTCGGGGGAAGATTACTAGCACATATTGACGATGTCGCATCAATTGCAGCAATTAAGCATGCAAGACAACCTGTTGTTACAGCATCAACGGATTCGGTCGATTTTCTAGCACCTGTAAAGGTTGGGCATTCGATTACGATTGAAGCTTTTGTTACTTGGACCCATCGAACATCAATGGAGGTATTCGCAAAAGTAATTACAGAAAACCTATTAACCGAGGAAAAGAGGGTTTGTAATACGGCATTCCTGACATTTGTTGCAATAGACGAAACTGGAAGACCAGTTCCTGTTCCTACAGTTTATCCAGAAACAGAACTAGAAAAAAAACTCTTTGAAAGTGGTTCCATTCGAGCCCAGCAACGAAAAGATAGGAAAACCAGATCAAAAGAACTTGCGAATGAATTGGGGGCAGGTTTTTTGTGGGAAAAGGATAAGTAG
- the cls gene encoding cardiolipin synthase, which produces MGILTYLLGSIILLNIALGISIVFLERKDATSTWAWLMVLMFIPILGFILYLIFGKPISGSRIFTWDKKTRIEVKTTVQSQLRALEEKRFEFIDEEINHFSDLVYLHLRNDDAIFTQDNQVNIYTDGNEKFNALIQDMQKAKDHIHLLYYTIRHDELGQRIADVLIKKVNEGVQVRLLYDDLGSRSIKRSFVKRLRHAGVQVEAFFPSKIAKINFKINYRNHRKLAIIDGRIGYIGGFNIGDEYLGKYKKFGYWRDTHLRVIGHAVQNMQARFVLDWNQASRDDIFPEERFYAADSAGDVGLQIVSSGPDTEWEQIKIGYIKMILSAKKYIYIQTPYFIPDESLRDALRIAALSGVEVKIMIPNKPDHPFVYWATLSNCGDLLDAGAEVYIYQNGFLHAKTIVVDGKISSVGTANIDVRSFRLNFEVNAFIYDEETTIRLVDAFHDDIKLSTQMTKKLYQKRSIGIRFKESVSRLISPVL; this is translated from the coding sequence ATGGGGATACTTACCTATTTATTAGGATCAATTATATTATTAAACATTGCGCTAGGTATTTCTATTGTATTTTTAGAACGAAAAGATGCAACTTCTACTTGGGCATGGTTAATGGTTCTTATGTTCATCCCTATTTTAGGTTTTATACTCTATTTGATTTTTGGAAAGCCAATAAGTGGAAGCCGCATTTTCACATGGGATAAGAAAACGAGGATTGAGGTAAAGACAACGGTACAATCCCAGCTTCGAGCGTTGGAAGAGAAACGTTTTGAATTTATAGATGAGGAAATTAATCATTTCTCTGATTTGGTTTACTTACATCTTCGCAATGATGATGCTATTTTCACACAAGATAATCAAGTGAATATTTACACAGATGGCAATGAAAAATTCAATGCGTTAATACAGGACATGCAGAAGGCGAAGGATCATATTCATCTGTTGTACTATACAATCAGGCATGATGAGCTAGGGCAACGAATCGCGGATGTGTTAATTAAGAAAGTAAATGAAGGTGTTCAAGTCCGCCTGCTATACGATGATTTAGGCTCAAGGTCGATAAAACGGAGTTTTGTAAAACGGCTAAGGCATGCTGGAGTGCAGGTCGAGGCCTTCTTCCCATCAAAGATTGCCAAGATTAATTTTAAAATTAATTACCGAAATCATCGTAAATTAGCAATTATCGATGGAAGAATAGGCTATATCGGTGGTTTTAATATTGGTGATGAGTATCTAGGAAAATATAAGAAGTTCGGTTACTGGCGTGATACGCATTTGCGCGTAATTGGACACGCGGTGCAGAATATGCAAGCGAGGTTTGTTTTAGATTGGAACCAAGCATCAAGAGATGATATATTTCCTGAAGAGCGTTTTTATGCTGCTGATTCTGCTGGTGATGTTGGTCTCCAAATTGTATCAAGTGGTCCTGATACGGAATGGGAACAAATTAAGATTGGCTATATCAAAATGATTCTGTCAGCAAAAAAGTATATCTACATTCAAACACCATATTTTATCCCTGATGAAAGTCTCCGGGATGCATTAAGAATTGCAGCATTATCAGGTGTAGAGGTAAAGATTATGATTCCGAATAAACCTGATCACCCATTTGTTTATTGGGCAACATTATCTAATTGTGGGGATCTATTGGATGCCGGTGCAGAAGTGTATATTTACCAAAATGGATTCCTCCACGCGAAGACCATCGTGGTAGACGGTAAGATTTCATCTGTAGGTACAGCAAATATTGATGTACGCAGCTTCCGTCTAAACTTTGAAGTAAATGCATTTATCTACGATGAAGAAACAACGATTCGGTTGGTTGATGCATTCCATGATGATATTAAGTTATCAACCCAAATGACGAAGAAGTTATACCAAAAACGTTCGATTGGCATTCGTTTCAAAGAATCGGTCTCAAGATTAATATCACCAGTTCTTTGA
- the rarD gene encoding EamA family transporter RarD encodes MNAEPLKLGIFYTISAYILWGFLPIYWKAVDYVPAGEILAHRIIWSFVFMLILVMLTGNWSSFIEVCKQMLHERKQLIGITFASILISINWLTFIWAVNSNHVIQASLGYYINPLISILLGVIVMKEKLTRRQILSFVLAAFGVLYLTFSFGVFPWISLLLAFSFAFYGLLKKMVKVSAMFSLTIETMIVTPIALIYLFLLPEDVFSFTNPSVLTNITLMGGGIVTAIPLLLFAIGAKHIPLSMIGFLQYFSPTIMLILGVFLFNETFTSAHLVAFLFIWSALIIYMLSAYQRPIRNR; translated from the coding sequence ATGAACGCTGAACCATTGAAACTAGGCATATTTTATACAATCAGTGCATATATCCTTTGGGGATTTTTGCCAATATACTGGAAGGCCGTCGATTATGTCCCTGCAGGGGAGATTTTGGCACATCGGATAATTTGGTCCTTTGTCTTCATGCTTATTCTCGTCATGCTGACTGGGAATTGGTCAAGCTTTATAGAAGTATGTAAGCAAATGCTTCATGAACGGAAGCAATTAATCGGTATTACGTTCGCCTCTATTCTAATTAGTATCAACTGGTTAACATTTATTTGGGCGGTAAACAGTAATCATGTCATCCAAGCAAGCCTTGGTTATTACATTAATCCATTAATAAGCATTTTATTAGGTGTAATCGTCATGAAGGAAAAACTGACAAGGAGACAGATATTATCATTTGTTCTTGCAGCATTTGGCGTTTTGTATTTAACCTTTAGTTTCGGCGTATTTCCATGGATATCATTGCTTCTAGCATTTTCATTTGCATTTTACGGTCTTCTGAAAAAGATGGTTAAGGTAAGTGCAATGTTCAGTTTAACGATTGAAACGATGATTGTTACACCGATTGCTTTAATCTATTTATTCCTATTACCGGAAGATGTCTTCAGCTTTACGAATCCATCTGTATTAACAAATATAACCTTAATGGGCGGCGGAATCGTAACTGCTATTCCATTATTACTATTTGCAATTGGAGCAAAACATATCCCCCTTTCGATGATTGGATTTTTGCAATACTTCAGTCCAACGATCATGTTAATTTTAGGCGTATTTTTATTTAACGAAACATTTACAAGTGCGCATTTAGTGGCTTTTCTATTTATTTGGTCGGCGTTAATCATTTACATGTTATCGGCTTACCAGCGACCAATTCGTAATCGATAA
- a CDS encoding PLP-dependent aspartate aminotransferase family protein, translating into MSQFHLQNPETILLHGGQSPDSATGARAVPIYQTTSYVFRDTEHAQNLFGLAESGNIYSRIMNPTVDAFEQRVALLEDGVGAVATSSGMAAITLAILNIAGTGDEIIADSNLYGGTYNLFATTLPRYGITVKFVDGTDPEAFRSAITDKTKAFFGEIITNPSLYVFDVEAVAEIAHENGIPLIIDNTFAPYIAKPIAWGADIVVHSATKWIGGHGTTIGGVVVDGGRFNWDSGRFPDFTEPDPSYNGLRYVDVGAAAFATKLRVQLLRDIGASLSPQNAFLLLQGLETLHLRIERHSENAIEVANYLKNHPAVEWVNFPGLENHPSHGLAKKYFTSGFGSIITFGIKGGRDAGRKLIDNVKLWSHVANVGDAKSLIIHPASTTHQQLSGEDLKKSGVTEELVRLSIGLESTKDTLADLDQAIAIAVGEAPSLKATEEDAIKWLLSSPFNRDETGIRKKAIAISGQTNHAIRKLATSGYQIIPFGENTSNQTLEDIPLEVDAVWTADGNLPNSTIEQIINKQGKILWVEHFTNADNTIEHAKAAGITVISNKDIYEESVKARGQFTNAVIGV; encoded by the coding sequence ATGTCTCAATTTCATTTGCAAAACCCAGAAACAATTTTACTTCATGGTGGTCAGTCTCCCGATTCCGCTACAGGAGCACGTGCAGTACCAATCTATCAAACTACTTCCTATGTATTCCGTGACACTGAACACGCACAAAATCTCTTTGGTTTGGCGGAAAGTGGAAATATTTATTCGCGAATTATGAATCCGACAGTTGACGCCTTCGAACAACGTGTTGCTTTGCTTGAAGATGGTGTTGGTGCTGTAGCGACTTCATCCGGAATGGCAGCTATTACTCTAGCAATTTTAAATATAGCTGGAACAGGCGACGAAATAATTGCAGATAGCAATTTATATGGTGGAACGTATAATCTTTTCGCTACCACGCTGCCCCGTTATGGTATTACAGTAAAATTCGTTGATGGAACAGATCCAGAAGCTTTTCGATCAGCAATAACTGATAAGACGAAAGCATTTTTTGGTGAGATAATTACAAATCCTAGTCTTTACGTATTTGATGTTGAAGCAGTAGCAGAAATTGCACATGAAAATGGGATTCCGTTAATTATCGATAATACATTTGCACCTTATATTGCAAAGCCAATCGCTTGGGGAGCTGATATTGTTGTTCATTCCGCTACGAAATGGATTGGTGGACATGGGACAACGATTGGTGGAGTAGTAGTTGATGGGGGACGCTTTAATTGGGATAGCGGACGTTTCCCTGATTTCACCGAGCCTGATCCAAGCTATAATGGGCTTCGTTATGTTGATGTCGGCGCAGCTGCTTTTGCAACAAAATTACGTGTACAGCTTCTTCGCGATATTGGTGCGTCCTTGAGTCCACAAAACGCATTCTTATTACTTCAAGGCTTGGAGACATTGCATTTACGAATTGAAAGACATAGTGAAAATGCAATAGAGGTTGCAAATTACTTGAAAAATCACCCAGCGGTTGAATGGGTTAATTTCCCTGGCTTAGAAAATCACCCATCACATGGACTTGCCAAGAAATACTTTACAAGTGGTTTTGGATCAATCATTACATTCGGTATTAAGGGCGGCCGAGACGCCGGCAGAAAATTAATCGACAATGTAAAACTATGGTCCCATGTAGCCAATGTTGGCGATGCAAAATCCTTAATTATTCACCCTGCATCTACTACTCATCAGCAATTGAGTGGAGAGGACTTGAAGAAAAGTGGTGTAACCGAAGAATTAGTTCGATTATCAATCGGACTCGAGTCAACGAAAGACACGCTAGCTGATTTGGATCAGGCAATTGCTATTGCTGTTGGAGAAGCTCCATCCTTAAAAGCAACAGAAGAAGACGCAATTAAATGGTTGCTTTCCTCTCCTTTTAATAGAGATGAGACAGGCATTCGCAAGAAAGCAATTGCAATTTCAGGGCAAACAAATCATGCGATCCGAAAATTAGCAACATCAGGATACCAGATTATTCCTTTTGGGGAAAACACGAGTAATCAAACATTAGAGGACATCCCGCTCGAAGTTGATGCAGTATGGACTGCTGATGGTAACTTACCAAATTCAACTATCGAACAAATCATAAACAAACAGGGTAAAATCCTTTGGGTGGAACATTTTACGAATGCAGACAACACTATTGAGCACGCCAAAGCGGCCGGGATTACCGTGATTAGTAACAAAGATATTTACGAGGAATCTGTAAAAGCGAGAGGACAATTCACGAATGCAGTGATTGGAGTATAA
- a CDS encoding SGNH/GDSL hydrolase family protein: MKRMFVFFIIFVFTIGIGSIYFLNRTGPEQQDIVISPQKEQQVVYKMPFERETPKEEVKVDTQAQEEVALPDKIIEAVQWTVEAFPDHETQIVAVGDSLTEGFGDTSKRGGYVGILDRTLNEERQIATINNFGKRGISSAQLLQQLNKEEVFTAIKDSNIILITIGANDLLQVVRENIADLQIEDFAPKQMEFGKNVNRIIEQIQEINSSSRIYLIGFYNPFDRYFSDIKELNMIVDSWNNTTRLISERYSNLTFIPTDDLFQDEEINLLAEDNFHPNYIGYHRIAARVLAYITKEKDEEHVHSKPAFERKK, translated from the coding sequence ATGAAAAGAATGTTTGTATTTTTTATTATATTCGTTTTTACAATAGGTATTGGTTCCATTTATTTTCTGAATCGTACCGGTCCAGAACAACAGGACATCGTAATCTCTCCACAAAAAGAGCAACAGGTTGTATATAAGATGCCATTCGAAAGAGAAACTCCCAAAGAAGAAGTAAAAGTAGACACTCAAGCACAGGAGGAAGTTGCCCTTCCAGATAAAATTATCGAGGCGGTTCAATGGACAGTTGAAGCATTTCCTGATCATGAAACACAAATTGTTGCAGTTGGTGATTCGCTTACAGAAGGATTTGGTGATACTTCTAAACGTGGTGGATACGTCGGTATTCTTGATCGTACCCTTAATGAGGAACGCCAGATCGCGACAATTAATAATTTTGGCAAACGCGGGATAAGTTCAGCACAACTATTGCAGCAATTAAATAAAGAGGAAGTCTTTACCGCTATTAAAGATTCGAATATCATTTTAATTACGATTGGTGCAAACGATTTACTGCAAGTAGTAAGAGAGAATATTGCAGATCTGCAAATAGAAGACTTTGCTCCAAAACAAATGGAATTTGGTAAAAATGTAAACCGCATTATCGAACAGATTCAAGAAATAAATTCAAGTTCAAGAATCTATTTAATCGGTTTTTATAATCCCTTTGATCGATATTTTTCAGATATTAAGGAACTGAATATGATTGTTGATTCATGGAATAATACAACAAGGCTGATTTCAGAACGCTATAGCAATCTTACATTTATCCCTACAGATGATTTATTCCAGGACGAGGAGATTAATCTTTTAGCAGAGGATAACTTTCATCCAAATTACATCGGCTACCACCGAATCGCTGCTCGTGTATTAGCATATATTACAAAAGAGAAGGATGAAGAACATGTCCACTCGAAACCAGCGTTTGAAAGAAAAAAATAA
- a CDS encoding YpmS family protein: MSTRNQRLKEKNKWKKFFYSLLALNIAVIIIFTVLIFWPGSQRDIALNEKNVKEASSEFFVRTTKKNLNDLINTYLAQLQKDTEHQYQVSLEDDVQLIGELPVFSTTVPLAVHFEPLVQENGDIILKLRSISVGLLELPNKIIMEFMKEYLSMPEWVTIIPNDEAIYLAVTEIEMKSNFKVAVEHIDLEANNLVFKINVPYQSLGID, translated from the coding sequence ATGTCCACTCGAAACCAGCGTTTGAAAGAAAAAAATAAATGGAAAAAATTTTTTTATAGCTTACTAGCTTTAAATATTGCCGTTATCATCATCTTTACTGTTCTTATTTTTTGGCCCGGTTCTCAGAGAGATATCGCTTTAAATGAAAAGAATGTAAAAGAAGCAAGCTCTGAATTTTTCGTACGAACAACAAAGAAAAATTTAAATGATTTAATAAATACTTATCTCGCCCAGCTCCAGAAGGATACCGAGCATCAATATCAGGTTTCCCTTGAAGATGATGTGCAATTAATTGGAGAACTGCCTGTTTTCTCAACTACTGTACCACTCGCTGTCCATTTTGAACCACTTGTACAGGAAAATGGAGATATCATTTTAAAGCTGCGCTCAATTTCCGTTGGCTTACTGGAATTACCTAATAAAATCATCATGGAATTCATGAAGGAATATTTATCGATGCCCGAGTGGGTTACAATAATTCCAAATGACGAAGCAATCTACCTTGCTGTGACAGAAATAGAAATGAAAAGTAACTTCAAGGTCGCCGTTGAGCATATCGACCTAGAGGCAAATAACTTAGTGTTTAAAATTAATGTACCCTATCAATCATTAGGGATTGATTGA
- a CDS encoding ABC-F family ATP-binding cassette domain-containing protein — translation MITVNNVSLRYGDKKLFEDVNLKFTPGNCYGVIGANGAGKSTFLKVLSGEVEPQSGNVSMSPGERLTMLKQDHFAFEDHEVLDTVLIGFEKLYKVKQEKDAIYMKADFSEEDGMRAAELEGEFAEMNGWEAESDAAILLKGLGIGESLHTKKMSELPEDQKVKVLLAQSLFGNPDILLLDEPTNGLDLQAIQWLEEFLINFENTVIVVSHDRHFLNKVCTHIADVDFGKIQIYVGNYDFWYESSQLATQMAQDANKKKEEKIKELQAFVARFSANASKSKQATSRKKMLENITLDDIRPSSRKYPYIAFTPEREIGNDLLRVEGLTKTIGGKKVLDNISFTINKDDKVAFLGQDDIAKTTLFKILTGELEPDSGSYKWGVTTSQSYFPKDNSEFFENNELSLVDWLRQYSSPDEQTETFLRGFLGRMLFSGEEALKKANVLSGGEKVRCMLSKMMLSSANVLILDEPTNHLDLESITSLNNGLIKFKGSILFTSHDHQFVNSIANRLIEITPSGIIDKEISYDEYVQDKDIQKQISKMYAV, via the coding sequence ATGATAACTGTAAATAATGTTAGTTTACGATATGGTGACAAGAAACTTTTTGAAGATGTTAACTTAAAATTCACTCCTGGTAACTGTTATGGTGTCATTGGCGCAAATGGTGCTGGAAAGTCGACTTTTCTAAAAGTGCTATCTGGTGAAGTTGAACCACAGTCTGGAAATGTTTCCATGTCTCCTGGTGAGCGACTAACGATGTTGAAACAGGACCACTTTGCCTTTGAAGATCACGAAGTATTAGATACCGTATTAATCGGCTTTGAGAAATTATATAAAGTGAAACAGGAGAAAGACGCAATTTACATGAAAGCGGACTTCTCTGAGGAAGATGGAATGCGTGCAGCTGAGCTTGAAGGTGAATTCGCAGAAATGAATGGTTGGGAAGCTGAATCAGATGCAGCCATTTTATTAAAAGGCCTTGGCATTGGCGAGTCTCTTCATACGAAGAAAATGAGCGAATTACCAGAAGACCAAAAAGTAAAGGTATTGCTAGCACAAAGTTTATTCGGTAATCCGGATATTCTACTGCTAGATGAGCCGACAAACGGTCTTGATCTACAGGCTATTCAATGGCTAGAAGAATTCCTAATCAATTTCGAGAATACTGTTATTGTCGTTTCCCATGACCGTCACTTCCTAAATAAGGTATGTACACATATTGCGGATGTTGATTTTGGTAAAATTCAAATCTACGTTGGTAACTATGATTTTTGGTATGAATCCAGTCAGCTAGCAACACAAATGGCACAAGATGCAAACAAGAAGAAGGAAGAAAAAATTAAAGAGCTGCAAGCCTTCGTTGCCCGCTTTAGTGCAAACGCATCGAAATCAAAACAAGCAACTTCTCGTAAGAAGATGCTTGAAAATATTACACTTGATGATATTAGACCATCATCACGTAAATATCCATATATTGCCTTCACTCCCGAACGTGAAATAGGTAATGACTTATTACGTGTCGAAGGACTTACGAAAACAATCGGCGGCAAGAAAGTATTGGATAATATTAGCTTCACTATAAATAAAGACGACAAGGTAGCCTTCCTTGGTCAGGATGATATTGCTAAAACGACTTTATTCAAAATCCTAACTGGCGAGCTTGAACCTGATTCTGGTTCATATAAATGGGGTGTGACAACCTCTCAATCTTATTTTCCAAAAGACAATAGTGAGTTCTTCGAAAATAATGAGCTTTCACTAGTCGATTGGTTACGTCAATATTCATCACCAGATGAACAAACAGAAACTTTCTTACGTGGATTCCTAGGTAGAATGTTATTCTCTGGTGAAGAAGCTTTGAAGAAGGCTAATGTATTATCCGGCGGAGAGAAAGTTCGTTGCATGCTTTCGAAAATGATGCTTTCAAGTGCAAATGTCTTAATTCTTGATGAGCCAACAAACCATCTGGACCTTGAATCAATTACATCATTAAATAATGGTCTAATTAAATTTAAAGGTTCCATTCTCTTTACTTCACATGACCATCAATTTGTTAATAGTATCGCTAATCGTCTGATTGAAATTACACCAAGCGGAATTATTGATAAAGAAATCAGTTATGATGAATACGTTCAAGATAAAGATATTCAAAAGCAGATAAGCAAGATGTATGCTGTTTAA